The following are from one region of the Halomonas qaidamensis genome:
- the ileS gene encoding isoleucine--tRNA ligase: MDYKHTLNLPETDFPMRGMLPKQEPGRVSKWQDMDLYQRLRDTRAGAPLFVLHDGPPYANGSIHIGHAVNKILKDIIVKSKNLAGFDAPYVPGWDCHGLPIEHKVETTHGKHLAADKARELCREYAGAQIETQLADFVRLGIIGDWDHPYRSMDYANEAGEIRALADMVDAGYVFKGLKPVNWCFDCGSALAEAEVEYADKKSDAIDVAFPVEDADKLAAAFGLSELPKPAAVVIWTTTPWTIPANQALNVHPEFTYALVDTGERLLLLAEELVESCLERYGLTGSVMATAQGKALDLINFRHPFYDRLSPVYLADYVESEVGSTGIVHSAPSYGMDDFITCREHDMSFDDMLNPVQGNGVYADDLPFFGGQMIWKANPNIVEKLREVNALMAHTPIKHSYMHCWRHKSPVIYRATAQWFVGMDIQGKDGKTLRERALEGIEATEFTPAWGQARLHSMIANRPDWCISRQRNWGVPIPFFLHKQTGELHPNTVSLMEEAAKRVEQEGIEAWFKLDPAELLGAEAAEYDKVTDTLDVWFDSGTTHRHVLRGSHPHGHESGPRADLYLEGSDQHRGWFHSSLLTGSAIDGHPPYRQLLTHGFTVDAQGRKMSKSIGNVVAPQTVMDKLGADILRLWVASTDYSGEMAVSDEILKRTADVYRRIRNTARFLLSNLNGFDPVKDQVAFGDMLALDQWVVDRAAQLQGRIEKAYEEYRFLDVYQQVHGFCARELGGFYLDVIKDRQYTTQTDSLARRSAQTALYHVVEALSRWVAPILSFTAEEIYEHIPGERGDSVLLETYYTELGTLADDAAMGRAFWEQVLEVKHSVNKCLEDARNAKVIKGSLAAEVTLYVSDELNATLAKLGDELRFVILTSEVHLAPLADAANAESTELDGLKVAVSASEHQKCERCWHHRADVGTHAEHPDLCGRCISNLPEGSGEIRHYA, from the coding sequence ATGGATTATAAGCACACGCTAAACTTGCCAGAAACCGACTTTCCCATGCGCGGCATGCTGCCGAAGCAGGAGCCAGGGCGCGTTTCTAAATGGCAGGATATGGACCTGTACCAGCGCTTGCGCGACACCCGCGCGGGCGCGCCGCTGTTTGTGTTGCACGATGGCCCTCCCTACGCCAACGGCAGCATTCATATCGGTCACGCCGTTAATAAAATTCTTAAAGATATTATCGTTAAATCAAAAAACCTGGCGGGTTTTGATGCGCCTTACGTGCCGGGTTGGGATTGCCACGGTCTGCCTATTGAGCACAAGGTAGAAACTACCCACGGTAAACATTTGGCTGCCGATAAAGCCCGTGAGCTATGCCGTGAGTACGCTGGTGCACAGATCGAAACCCAGCTAGCGGACTTTGTGCGTCTGGGTATTATTGGTGACTGGGACCACCCGTACCGTTCGATGGACTACGCCAACGAGGCGGGGGAAATCCGTGCGTTGGCCGATATGGTCGATGCGGGCTACGTGTTTAAAGGCTTAAAACCAGTTAACTGGTGCTTTGATTGTGGCTCGGCGCTGGCCGAAGCGGAAGTTGAGTACGCTGATAAAAAATCCGATGCTATCGATGTGGCTTTTCCGGTCGAAGATGCCGACAAGCTGGCAGCGGCCTTTGGTTTAAGCGAATTGCCCAAGCCAGCGGCAGTGGTGATCTGGACCACCACGCCTTGGACAATTCCTGCCAACCAGGCGCTGAACGTTCATCCTGAGTTTACCTATGCGCTAGTGGATACCGGCGAACGCCTGCTGCTGCTCGCAGAAGAGCTGGTAGAAAGCTGTTTAGAGCGCTATGGGTTGACCGGTAGCGTGATGGCTACTGCGCAAGGTAAAGCGCTGGACCTGATCAATTTCCGTCACCCGTTCTATGATCGTCTTTCGCCGGTGTATCTAGCGGATTACGTTGAGTCGGAAGTGGGCAGCACGGGTATTGTTCACTCTGCGCCTTCCTACGGCATGGATGACTTTATCACCTGCCGTGAGCATGACATGAGCTTTGACGACATGCTCAACCCGGTGCAGGGCAACGGTGTTTATGCCGATGATCTGCCGTTCTTCGGCGGTCAGATGATCTGGAAAGCCAACCCGAATATCGTTGAGAAGCTGCGCGAAGTGAACGCGCTGATGGCGCATACGCCCATCAAGCACAGCTATATGCACTGCTGGCGGCATAAGTCACCGGTGATTTACCGCGCTACTGCCCAGTGGTTTGTGGGCATGGATATTCAAGGTAAAGACGGCAAAACCCTGCGCGAGCGGGCGCTGGAAGGTATTGAAGCCACCGAGTTTACTCCCGCATGGGGGCAGGCGCGCTTGCATAGCATGATCGCTAATCGCCCTGATTGGTGTATCTCTCGCCAGCGTAACTGGGGCGTGCCGATTCCGTTCTTTCTGCATAAGCAAACCGGCGAGCTGCACCCGAACACGGTTTCGCTAATGGAAGAAGCCGCTAAGCGCGTGGAGCAAGAGGGCATTGAGGCGTGGTTTAAACTCGACCCTGCAGAGCTTTTAGGTGCTGAAGCGGCTGAGTACGACAAAGTCACCGATACCTTGGATGTTTGGTTTGATTCCGGCACCACGCACCGTCATGTACTGCGCGGCTCGCACCCCCATGGCCATGAAAGCGGCCCGCGTGCTGACCTGTACCTGGAAGGCTCGGACCAGCACCGTGGTTGGTTCCATTCGTCGCTACTGACCGGCTCCGCGATTGACGGCCACCCGCCGTACCGTCAGCTGCTGACCCACGGTTTCACGGTCGATGCCCAGGGCCGCAAGATGTCGAAGTCCATCGGCAATGTGGTTGCGCCGCAAACAGTAATGGATAAGCTGGGTGCCGATATTCTTCGCCTGTGGGTCGCGTCTACCGATTACTCTGGTGAAATGGCGGTGTCAGATGAGATTCTCAAGCGCACCGCCGATGTGTACCGCCGCATTCGTAACACCGCGCGCTTCTTGCTTTCTAACCTGAACGGTTTTGATCCGGTTAAAGATCAGGTGGCCTTTGGCGATATGCTGGCGCTGGATCAGTGGGTAGTTGACCGCGCGGCACAGCTGCAAGGGCGCATCGAAAAAGCCTATGAAGAGTACCGTTTCCTGGATGTGTACCAGCAGGTGCACGGCTTCTGTGCACGGGAATTGGGCGGTTTCTACCTGGATGTTATCAAAGACCGCCAGTACACCACCCAAACAGATTCGTTGGCCCGCCGCAGCGCCCAAACGGCGCTTTATCATGTGGTTGAAGCGCTCAGCCGCTGGGTTGCACCGATTCTGTCGTTCACTGCCGAGGAGATTTACGAGCATATTCCCGGCGAGCGTGGCGACAGTGTGCTGCTGGAAACCTACTACACCGAACTTGGCACCTTGGCAGATGATGCCGCGATGGGCCGTGCCTTCTGGGAGCAAGTGCTTGAAGTGAAGCACTCGGTGAACAAGTGCCTGGAAGACGCGCGTAATGCTAAAGTCATCAAAGGTAGTTTGGCGGCGGAAGTGACGCTTTACGTTAGCGATGAGCTGAACGCCACGCTTGCCAAGTTGGGCGATGAGCTGCGCTTCGTTATTCTCACCAGTGAAGTACATCTGGCACCGCTAGCGGATGCTGCCAACGCCGAAAGCACCGAGCTTGACGGCTTGAAAGTGGCCGTTAGTGCAAGCGAGCACCAGAAGTGCGAGCGCTGCTGGCACCACCGTGCCGATGTTGGCACTCATGCTGAGCACCCAGATTTGTGTGGCCGCTGTATTAGCAATCTTCCCGAAGGCAGCGGCGAGATTCGTCACTATGCCTAA
- a CDS encoding P-loop NTPase family protein, producing the protein MGRVHFIGGEKGGVGKSMTARVLAQYYIDHEMPFLGFDCDASHGTFSRFYQDYASPVVVGDDDSLDGILTALEEHPERDLIIDLAAQSAQPINRWIEDTDVFGLLNELGMQVVWWHVMDDGADSVALLAEVLERYSAQPVELVVVQNLGRGESFTRFQRSDVYQQASAQGATLIELPKLHAKLTQKIDFNNSSFWAVANDRSLMNIAERQRMKVWLRNAYAQVGFLDSKK; encoded by the coding sequence ATGGGCAGGGTGCACTTTATTGGCGGTGAGAAAGGTGGGGTGGGTAAGTCGATGACGGCGCGGGTGTTGGCGCAGTATTACATCGATCACGAGATGCCATTCTTGGGGTTTGATTGCGATGCTTCCCACGGTACGTTTTCGCGTTTTTATCAGGATTATGCCTCCCCCGTGGTGGTGGGCGACGACGATAGCCTAGACGGCATACTGACGGCGCTGGAAGAGCACCCCGAGCGGGACTTAATTATTGATTTGGCGGCACAGTCTGCCCAGCCGATTAACCGCTGGATTGAAGATACCGATGTGTTTGGGCTGTTGAATGAGCTAGGCATGCAGGTGGTGTGGTGGCACGTGATGGATGATGGTGCGGATTCTGTTGCACTGCTTGCCGAGGTGCTGGAACGTTACAGTGCCCAGCCGGTTGAGCTAGTGGTGGTGCAAAACTTGGGGCGGGGTGAGAGTTTCACGCGCTTCCAGCGCTCTGATGTTTATCAACAGGCCAGCGCCCAGGGCGCTACGTTGATAGAGCTGCCCAAGCTACATGCCAAACTGACCCAGAAAATTGACTTCAACAACAGCAGCTTTTGGGCGGTGGCCAACGACCGTAGCCTTATGAATATTGCCGAGCGTCAGCGCATGAAGGTGTGGCTACGCAACGCGTATGCGCAGGTTGGTTTCTTGGACTCGAAGAAATAG
- a CDS encoding methyl-accepting chemotaxis protein yields MALLQKGRYALGFQHWLWLGFAVIIALMVAITAIGIQRVNAIDEALTRINDVHGMKQRYAIDFRGSVHDRAIALRDVVGLTTYSAVQEQLDLIKALEEDYAEAESALSALLTTHDDIPEAEREAYAQIQRTAESTQAAVAEVLAFRSTNNLSAARFVLFEDAAPRFKQWLGDINAFIDLQEVRSVEETRAARELAGTFQATMLVLVGLAIVISLIIAALPGRWLKRTLGATPEKVRERVQTIGSGDFSTAANGVSASGFSGNRFSENRFSENSIMQALSDMTQQLSETVNRVRLASFEVENDSYQISDNSTELLSRVEQQASMLTQSATAMEQLGSTVAHNAERAKQVDHQASDAAALAGEGGAMVKQVESAMQALNTRSEEVVTIVSLIDSIAFQTNILALNASVEAARAGEAGRGFAVVAQEVRNLATRSAEASRQISELIHANLQQVTESASLVNKASEKTHRVVEAINRVTALVGEISQASAEQARAVQEVGQAVTQMDGVTQQNADLVKQTAATGEELRLRSSQLGEAIARFDLDEDQLQPRARTVDEINQQHELAYLPAY; encoded by the coding sequence ATGGCGCTACTGCAAAAAGGTCGTTATGCACTTGGTTTTCAGCACTGGCTCTGGTTGGGCTTTGCTGTGATTATCGCCCTGATGGTAGCCATTACCGCGATTGGTATTCAACGCGTTAACGCGATTGATGAGGCGTTAACGCGTATCAATGATGTGCATGGTATGAAGCAGCGTTACGCGATTGATTTTCGCGGTAGTGTGCACGACCGTGCCATTGCGCTGCGCGATGTGGTGGGGCTGACTACCTATAGCGCCGTTCAAGAACAGCTCGATCTTATAAAGGCATTAGAAGAGGATTACGCAGAGGCGGAAAGCGCCCTGTCTGCTCTGCTTACCACCCATGACGATATCCCTGAGGCTGAGCGCGAAGCCTATGCGCAGATTCAGCGCACGGCAGAAAGCACACAAGCAGCGGTGGCGGAAGTGCTGGCATTTCGTAGTACTAATAACCTGTCTGCGGCTCGTTTTGTGCTTTTTGAAGATGCCGCACCCCGCTTTAAGCAATGGCTGGGTGACATTAATGCGTTTATCGATTTGCAAGAAGTGCGCAGTGTTGAGGAAACCCGTGCAGCACGTGAGTTAGCCGGCACTTTTCAGGCCACTATGCTGGTGTTGGTAGGGCTGGCCATTGTGATTAGCTTAATTATTGCCGCCTTACCTGGGCGTTGGTTGAAACGCACCCTTGGCGCGACGCCAGAAAAAGTCAGGGAACGTGTGCAAACCATTGGCTCCGGCGATTTCAGTACAGCGGCGAACGGTGTTTCAGCAAGTGGTTTTTCGGGAAACAGGTTTTCAGAAAACAGATTTTCCGAAAACAGTATTATGCAGGCCCTGAGCGATATGACGCAGCAGCTCTCCGAGACCGTCAACCGTGTTCGTTTGGCCTCGTTTGAAGTTGAGAATGACAGCTATCAGATCTCTGATAATAGTACGGAACTCTTAAGCCGCGTTGAGCAGCAGGCAAGTATGCTGACGCAATCAGCCACTGCCATGGAGCAGCTGGGTTCTACGGTTGCCCATAATGCTGAGCGTGCCAAGCAGGTCGATCATCAGGCCAGTGATGCTGCCGCGCTTGCTGGAGAAGGCGGCGCTATGGTTAAGCAGGTGGAGTCTGCGATGCAGGCGCTGAATACCCGCTCGGAAGAAGTCGTGACGATTGTATCGCTGATTGACAGCATTGCTTTCCAAACCAATATTTTAGCGTTAAACGCATCAGTGGAAGCCGCGCGGGCCGGTGAGGCGGGGCGCGGTTTTGCAGTGGTGGCTCAAGAAGTGCGTAACCTGGCCACGCGCAGTGCAGAGGCGTCGCGCCAAATCAGTGAGCTTATTCACGCTAATTTACAGCAGGTAACGGAGAGCGCTTCCCTGGTGAATAAAGCCAGCGAAAAAACGCACCGTGTTGTTGAGGCAATTAATCGCGTTACCGCTCTGGTGGGTGAAATCAGTCAGGCCAGCGCCGAACAGGCACGAGCGGTACAAGAAGTTGGGCAGGCGGTAACGCAAATGGATGGCGTGACACAACAGAATGCGGACTTGGTGAAGCAAACCGCCGCCACGGGGGAAGAGCTTCGCTTGCGCTCAAGTCAGTTAGGCGAGGCGATTGCCCGGTTTGATCTTGATGAAGACCAACTGCAACCGCGTGCTCGCACGGTGGATGAAATTAACCAGCAGCATGAGTTGGCGTATTTGCCTGCGTATTAA
- the rpsT gene encoding 30S ribosomal protein S20 produces MANSKQARKRARQAETRRVLKASQRSMVRTYIKRVIKAISTGDHGKAMEEFRAMQPVVDRIADKDVLSKKKAARLKSRLNKRIKALAA; encoded by the coding sequence GTGGCGAACAGCAAGCAAGCACGCAAGCGCGCCCGCCAGGCCGAGACTCGTCGCGTCCTGAAAGCCAGCCAGCGCAGCATGGTCCGCACCTACATCAAGCGTGTGATCAAAGCGATCAGCACTGGCGATCATGGCAAAGCGATGGAAGAGTTCCGGGCTATGCAGCCGGTTGTCGACCGCATCGCTGATAAAGACGTTCTTTCTAAGAAGAAAGCTGCACGTCTGAAAAGCCGCTTGAACAAGCGCATTAAGGCTCTGGCGGCGTAA
- the lspA gene encoding signal peptidase II, which produces MPNPALTTNDPHQRPPMRRPLRWLWLAVAVIVLDLLTKYMASHFLNYAQPVEVLPFFNLTLLHNTGAAFSFLADHPGWQRWFFAIVAIGASIGLTIWLARVRADEKLLAVALPLIIGGALGNLYDRLVHGYVVDFLSFHAAGWYYPAFNIADIGITLGAVGLIWESIMGDRRRKKAA; this is translated from the coding sequence ATGCCTAATCCTGCGTTAACCACCAACGATCCACACCAGCGGCCGCCCATGCGGCGGCCGCTGCGCTGGCTGTGGCTGGCGGTGGCGGTCATCGTGTTGGATTTGCTGACCAAGTACATGGCCAGCCACTTTTTGAATTATGCCCAGCCCGTTGAAGTGCTGCCGTTTTTCAACCTTACGCTGCTGCACAACACTGGCGCGGCGTTTAGCTTTTTAGCGGACCACCCTGGCTGGCAGCGCTGGTTTTTTGCCATTGTGGCCATTGGTGCCAGCATTGGCTTAACCATCTGGCTTGCCCGCGTTAGAGCGGATGAAAAGCTGCTGGCTGTGGCGTTGCCGCTAATTATTGGCGGTGCCCTGGGTAACCTGTATGACCGTTTAGTCCATGGCTACGTGGTGGACTTCTTATCGTTCCACGCTGCTGGCTGGTATTACCCCGCCTTTAATATTGCTGATATCGGCATTACCTTAGGAGCGGTAGGGTTAATTTGGGAGTCGATAATGGGTGATCGGCGTCGCAAAAAAGCCGCGTAA
- the ispH gene encoding 4-hydroxy-3-methylbut-2-enyl diphosphate reductase, with protein sequence MQSSESSQPTQPVQIKLANPRGFCAGVDRAIDIVNRALDVFGPPIYVRHEVVHNRFVVETLRERGAVFVEELHEVPDDVIVIFSAHGVSRAVQQDAEQRGLKVFDATCPLVTKVHMEVLRYAKRGQECILIGHEGHPEVEGTMGRYDTSHGGQIYLVEDEQDVAKLVVNNPAALAFVTQTTLSMDDTAKVIDALREKFPEIQGPRKDDICYATQNRQDAVRELAADSDLVLVVGSPNSSNSNRLRELSERMGTPAYLIDNADQIEPAWLENVSRIGVTAGASAPEVLVKGVIDKLQALGAAVPIELQGREENITFSMPKELREQVIVSD encoded by the coding sequence ATGCAGTCATCAGAGTCATCTCAGCCAACACAGCCGGTACAGATCAAGCTAGCGAACCCGCGTGGTTTTTGTGCGGGTGTCGATCGCGCGATCGACATTGTTAACCGTGCGCTAGATGTCTTCGGTCCGCCAATTTATGTGCGCCACGAGGTGGTTCATAACCGCTTTGTGGTGGAAACATTGCGTGAACGGGGCGCGGTATTTGTGGAAGAACTCCATGAAGTGCCCGATGACGTCATCGTGATCTTCTCGGCTCACGGTGTTTCCCGAGCGGTGCAGCAGGACGCCGAGCAGCGCGGCCTTAAAGTCTTCGATGCGACCTGCCCGCTGGTGACCAAAGTGCATATGGAAGTGCTGCGCTACGCCAAGCGTGGTCAGGAGTGCATTTTGATCGGCCATGAAGGCCACCCGGAAGTCGAAGGCACCATGGGGCGTTATGATACCTCTCACGGCGGCCAGATCTATCTGGTCGAGGATGAACAGGACGTGGCGAAGCTGGTGGTTAATAACCCCGCAGCGCTGGCATTTGTGACCCAAACCACGCTCTCGATGGACGACACGGCTAAGGTGATTGACGCACTGCGTGAAAAATTCCCAGAGATCCAGGGGCCGCGCAAAGACGACATTTGCTATGCCACTCAAAATCGCCAGGATGCAGTACGGGAGTTGGCCGCAGATAGCGACTTGGTGCTGGTTGTTGGCAGCCCTAATAGCTCCAACTCTAACCGCCTACGTGAGCTTTCCGAGCGGATGGGTACGCCCGCTTACTTAATCGACAATGCCGACCAAATTGAGCCAGCGTGGCTTGAAAATGTAAGCCGTATAGGGGTCACTGCGGGTGCCAGTGCGCCAGAAGTATTGGTAAAAGGCGTGATTGATAAGCTGCAAGCGTTAGGAGCAGCGGTGCCTATTGAGCTTCAGGGGCGCGAGGAAAACATCACCTTTTCGATGCCGAAAGAGCTGCGTGAGCAAGTGATTGTAAGCGACTGA
- the murJ gene encoding murein biosynthesis integral membrane protein MurJ yields MTTNTPPQANMSPPRRGLMRSGLVVSAMTMLSRVMGLVRDVVVATFLGAGSGADAFFVAFKIPNFLRRLFAEGAFNQAFVPVLSEYSTQRSKQEIRELLNAVAGSLTAILALITALAMLGAPWLVWVFAPGFGRDPEKLAMTADMLRLTFPYLLLISLTAFSGSVLNTWNRFAVPAFTPVLLNLSLIGAALLLMPLMEEPAMALAWGVLIAGAAQLVFQVPFLLRLGLLPTPWPNFAHEGVKRILKLMAPALFGVSVSQINLLLDTVLASLLTAGSVSWLYYSDRLVELPLGVFGVAIGTIILPALSKRHAEQSTEHFSAMLDWAIRVVLLLGVPAALALAVLAEPFLITLFHYGAMTDNDIQMAAMSLRAYAFGLVAFMLIKVLAPGFFARQDTKTPVKVGIIAMVANMVFNLLLIWPLAHAGLALATALSAFLNAGLLGYLLYRQKVLIFQPGWGRYAVQLVGGSALMSSALYLVAPDWQAWLEFELWQRIYWVTGLVVLGGGLYFAWLTAFGLRLRHFKMNS; encoded by the coding sequence ATGACCACGAACACGCCTCCGCAAGCCAATATGTCTCCCCCGCGCCGCGGGTTGATGCGCTCTGGGTTAGTGGTCAGCGCGATGACCATGCTGTCGCGAGTGATGGGGCTGGTGCGCGATGTGGTGGTGGCGACCTTTTTGGGGGCGGGAAGCGGGGCCGATGCGTTTTTTGTCGCGTTTAAAATTCCTAACTTTCTGCGCCGTTTGTTTGCTGAAGGGGCGTTTAACCAAGCCTTTGTGCCGGTGCTTTCCGAGTACTCTACCCAGCGCAGTAAGCAGGAAATTCGTGAGTTACTAAATGCGGTGGCGGGCAGCCTAACGGCCATTTTAGCGCTAATAACCGCGTTGGCGATGCTGGGTGCCCCGTGGCTGGTGTGGGTATTTGCCCCTGGCTTCGGGCGTGACCCCGAAAAGTTAGCCATGACTGCCGATATGCTGCGGCTGACGTTTCCCTATTTGCTGCTGATTTCGTTAACCGCTTTTTCGGGTAGCGTGTTGAACACCTGGAACCGCTTTGCGGTGCCCGCCTTTACCCCGGTGCTGCTGAATCTTTCGCTGATTGGCGCGGCGCTGCTGCTCATGCCGTTAATGGAAGAGCCCGCCATGGCGCTGGCTTGGGGGGTGTTGATTGCCGGGGCTGCCCAATTAGTGTTTCAGGTGCCGTTTTTGCTGCGCCTGGGGCTGTTGCCAACCCCGTGGCCAAATTTTGCCCATGAAGGGGTGAAGCGCATTCTGAAGCTGATGGCCCCCGCGCTGTTTGGGGTGTCGGTCTCGCAGATTAATCTGCTGCTGGACACCGTATTGGCGTCGTTATTAACGGCGGGTAGCGTGTCATGGCTGTACTATTCGGATAGGTTGGTCGAGCTGCCGCTTGGGGTGTTTGGTGTGGCGATTGGTACGATTATTTTGCCAGCGCTTTCTAAACGCCATGCGGAGCAGTCCACCGAACACTTTTCGGCCATGCTGGACTGGGCCATTCGTGTGGTGCTGTTGTTAGGAGTGCCCGCCGCGCTGGCGTTGGCCGTGTTGGCGGAACCGTTTTTGATTACCCTGTTCCACTACGGGGCAATGACTGATAACGATATTCAAATGGCTGCCATGAGCCTACGTGCCTACGCGTTTGGGCTGGTGGCGTTTATGTTGATTAAAGTGTTAGCGCCGGGTTTCTTTGCCCGTCAGGATACTAAAACGCCGGTGAAAGTGGGCATTATCGCCATGGTGGCTAACATGGTGTTCAACCTGCTGTTGATTTGGCCGCTTGCCCACGCGGGTTTGGCGCTGGCGACCGCACTGTCGGCATTTTTAAATGCTGGGTTGCTGGGGTATCTGCTCTATCGCCAGAAGGTGTTGATCTTTCAGCCAGGGTGGGGACGTTACGCCGTTCAATTAGTGGGCGGCAGCGCGTTAATGAGCAGTGCGCTTTATCTGGTAGCCCCTGATTGGCAGGCATGGCTTGAGTTTGAGCTGTGGCAGCGCATTTACTGGGTGACAGGATTAGTCGTGCTGGGCGGCGGGCTTTATTTCGCTTGGCTGACCGCATTTGGCCTGCGGCTGCGTCACTTTAAAATGAATAGTTAA
- the fkpB gene encoding FKBP-type peptidyl-prolyl cis-trans isomerase: MDYLIDDGMEITLHFTLKLEDGTVVDSTKEKTPATFQYGDGNLPPGFEHPIKGMAAGQSGSFQITPEHSFGQHNPQNIQTLKRADFGDEEPEIGMVMSFADKAGTELPGVVKTIDGDRVEVDFNHPLAGRTLTFEVDVLNVTPITKH, from the coding sequence ATGGACTACCTAATCGATGACGGTATGGAAATTACCCTGCACTTTACGCTGAAGCTAGAAGACGGCACGGTAGTTGATTCCACTAAAGAGAAAACGCCTGCTACCTTTCAATATGGCGATGGCAATTTGCCGCCTGGCTTTGAACACCCTATTAAAGGTATGGCTGCTGGCCAGAGCGGGTCTTTTCAGATTACCCCTGAGCACTCGTTTGGGCAGCATAACCCGCAAAATATCCAAACCCTCAAACGCGCTGATTTTGGTGATGAAGAGCCGGAAATTGGTATGGTGATGTCATTTGCCGATAAGGCGGGAACGGAATTGCCTGGTGTGGTCAAAACCATTGACGGTGACCGTGTGGAAGTCGATTTTAATCACCCACTGGCGGGCCGTACGCTAACGTTTGAAGTTGACGTATTGAACGTGACACCAATCACCAAGCACTGA
- the ribF gene encoding bifunctional riboflavin kinase/FAD synthetase → MHVIRGLHNLTAAHRGCVATIGNFDGVHRGHQAILQQCREHSARLNVPLTVVVFEPQPREFFAGEQAPPRLTRLREKVRLLRDHGAEQVLCLPFNDALRSLTGREFIDQVLIDGLGVKHLVVGDDFRFGCDRRGDFNLLETVGLVEGFGVEHTRTFKVDDERVSSTRVRTLLASGNFEVAARLLGRPYSLHGRVVRDQQLGRTIGVPTANLPLLPQPLTLRGVFAVVAELANGQRYPAVANVGFRPTVGSKRPTLEVHLLEFSGDLYGQRLTVYPCARLRGEVKFDDFDALKTQIEHDQARARRYFATAGTGCMNALPLASAPLGRETASSDFSSADNAADANDG, encoded by the coding sequence ATGCACGTCATACGAGGTCTGCACAATCTGACAGCGGCTCATCGTGGCTGCGTTGCTACCATCGGTAATTTTGATGGTGTGCATCGCGGCCATCAGGCGATCCTGCAGCAGTGCCGTGAGCATTCGGCGCGCTTGAATGTGCCGTTGACGGTGGTGGTGTTTGAACCTCAGCCGCGGGAGTTTTTTGCCGGTGAGCAAGCGCCGCCACGGCTAACCCGCCTGCGCGAAAAAGTGCGCCTGCTGCGCGATCATGGGGCCGAGCAGGTGCTATGCCTACCCTTCAACGATGCCTTGCGCAGCCTGACCGGGCGCGAGTTTATCGATCAGGTGCTGATTGATGGCCTAGGGGTAAAGCATTTGGTGGTGGGCGACGACTTCCGATTTGGCTGTGACCGCCGTGGCGACTTCAATCTGCTGGAAACCGTCGGGCTGGTGGAAGGGTTTGGTGTAGAGCACACCCGCACCTTTAAAGTTGATGACGAGCGGGTATCTAGCACGCGGGTGCGCACCTTACTTGCCAGCGGCAATTTCGAGGTTGCGGCGCGCCTGCTAGGTCGGCCTTATTCACTGCATGGCCGCGTGGTGCGTGACCAACAGCTAGGGCGCACCATTGGTGTGCCTACTGCTAACTTGCCGCTATTGCCCCAGCCGTTAACGCTGCGCGGTGTGTTTGCCGTGGTGGCTGAACTGGCTAATGGCCAGCGTTACCCCGCAGTAGCAAATGTTGGCTTTCGGCCAACGGTGGGGTCTAAGCGCCCGACGCTGGAAGTTCATTTATTGGAATTTTCAGGCGACCTTTATGGTCAGCGGCTGACGGTTTACCCCTGCGCGCGGCTACGCGGGGAAGTGAAGTTTGATGATTTTGATGCGTTGAAAACGCAAATTGAACACGATCAAGCCAGAGCGCGCCGCTACTTTGCGACAGCGGGTACTGGCTGCATGAATGCTCTTCCGCTGGCCTCGGCCCCGCTTGGGCGTGAGACCGCTTCTTCTGATTTCTCTTCGGCGGATAACGCCGCCGATGCTAACGACGGCTGA